In Nitrospiraceae bacterium, the genomic stretch TAAAACCCATCAATCTGTGCTCGCAATTTAGCCGGATCGGATTCATATTGCTGTCCGGCGAACGCCATCGGTCTTGAGTCAAGCTTTCGATAGGCCTCACAGGCTTGCGCTTGCACCTGCTTTAATCGATCTCCCTCCAAAAACAATTTCTCATCGAGATCGCTCACCAATTTTGTGAGGCGATCCGGCATCATAAATTCACCATATTTCTTGAGATACTCGGCACCAACCTGTTCCAGGGAATGTTCTCCATCAAAAAACTGAAACAGATAGAAAAAATTCAGCGGCAATACCAGCTTTTCAGAAGACAGACCGGAAGGGTCCCACAACACAATGTATTGCTCCTCCCCCTGCTTCAGGGGGGAATATTGCAAATTCCGGAGAATCGGGTAGTTTTTGGAATTTTTTTCGACGGTCTCGGTACTCATATGGAAGGTCCTATCCTGGCTGAAAAGAAAAGATTGTCTCAAACCTGCATATTATACGGGCGCATGAATCAAGCCCGCAACCAATCAGGACAAGGGTTTTTGATGTGTATCGTGAAAGGGAAAAATGAAAGGGGTTTACAGAGAATTGTGAGATGAGAGCCCCCATGAGCTACGTGCAAAGGTAGCTAAGGGATAACCAGGGATTCCATAGGCTTCATTTGGTGGGAAAATTATAATAGCAAGGCCTAGCACACCCGAGTGGCCCGAAGAAGCTACCATTATGCGATGATCGATAGCTGACAGCAGCCATGTCTCTTGATATCCTTTTTTATATTGTGAGGTATTTACATGAGTAAGGTTGAATCGATTGAACAACAGATAAGGGCTCTCTCGCCCGAGGAACTGGCCAAATTTCGTGCATGGTATGCCTCATTTGATGCCCAGGCCTGGGATGCTCAGTTTACCGCTGATGTCGAGGCGGGAAAACTTGATTCCATCGCTGAACGAAATATTCTCGCCCACAAAGCTGGACAATCGACCAAGTTTTGAATCACTACGCCTCTCCTGAATTTTGTTCTTGCTATCGGTCTCTTCCTTCTCCCATTCAGGTTCTTGCTGATAAGGCCTTTGAGTAGCTAAAGACTAACCCACGTCATCCCTCTCTGCATTTCAAAAAAGTCACTCGTTATTGGTCAGATCGAGTAGGTTTACACTATCGCGCAATTGGCGTTGACGTTTCGGATGGGGTCCTGTGGTTTTGGATCGGAATTCACGCCGACTACGACAAACTCCTTCGTTAGCCCTACAATACTTCAACTTTGAACAAATATATCTCCAATCTCCTCGGAGAGGGCCAGGGTGAGGGAGCATGAACAGTCGAACGTTAAACGACTCGTCAGTGCGTCTTGTAGGGAAACGGTTTGGCGCTCTGATCTTGAGAGGCAGAACATGGCACCCAGCTTGAGTCCCGAAATCAGCTCCGACCACGAACCAAGCCGAATTCTTTTAAAAAATTTTTCTTAGTGCGGCGCTCATAGCAGATCACACCTAAGAATGAATCTCAGATCTTTTGTCCTGCCATCCGTTTGGCCAATCGCTGGGCAACGCGCTTCATGGCGGTGGATCGGTCACGAGGATCAAGCAGGACATTCAGCACATGTACCTGTTTCGGATCATCAACCGCAGCACTCAAAGCGTGAACTAACTCTCCGAACGTGCCCACTCGATGTCCCACGCCTCCGCCCAATACATCACAAATCTTCTCGTACTGCCATTCATGGATGTCATTGAACGGACCTTCGAGAATTTCCCGTTCCGTCCCATAGCCGCGGTTATTCAGCACCACCACAATGGGGGCCTGCCCATTGCGAATGCAGGTGGACAACTCAGTGCCGGTCATTTGGAATGCGCCGTCACCTACTAACACAAGTGGCCTCAGGCCGGGATCAGCAAACCCCGCCCCGAGAGCGGCGGGGACACTAAATCCCATGGAGGTGTAATAGGCCGGCGACAGGAACTCCGCACTTTTTCGTACACGCAGATCTGCAGCAGCAAACAGCGACTCCCCGACATCGGCAATCACCACCGTCTTCTCGTTGAGCAAACCATCCAAATATCCGAACACATTGCGAAGGCTCACTGCCGCTTCCGGACCGGGTGGATCAAACCGGACGCTATCGCGTGGCGGGAGCGCTCGTGACGGAAACGACGGCAAGGGGGACGCCGCCAACGCTCGAACAAAATCTTCAAAGCGGACACCGTCATAGGTGTGATGCTTGATAGCAATGGAGTCCGCCGTCGCATGAATGGTCCGGCCTGCTGCCAGGAGCGTGGCATGCGCTTTGACGTCTTCAACATCAGTAAGCAATGTTCCTAGGGTCAGCAGACAGTCGGCATTTTCCACGAACTCCAGAATTTCTTCCCGCCCCACCAGTCCGCCATACACCCCGATATTCAATGGATGGTCTTCGCGAAGGACGGACTTCCCCAGCAAGGTGGTGGCGATGGGCACATTCATATGTTCGACCAGTTCGGTCAATTGGTCCTGAAGGCCGAATCGATGGATTTCGGCGCCGGCCAGAATAAGCGGACGTTCGGAACCGGACAAAATGCCGCGAACTTCGGCGACGGCTTCTTTGAGTGCCGCTGGATCACTCTGGCAGTCCGTGACTGTCGGTGGTGTTGTTGAGGCCACCTGCACGGGAGTCATCACGAGGTCTCGAGGAATTTCCAAATAGATCGGCCGCTTAAATTGCATTAACGCCTTCAAGGCCCTGTCAATCTCCCGTTCGGCAGTATGAGGGTCGTCCAACACGACGGAAGCCACCGTAATCTTTTCAAAGACATCGCGCTGGGTCGAGAAATCACGGACCATGTGATGCAGGAAGGGATTATTGACTCGTTCCTTCAGCCCGGGTGAGCCGGAGATCAACACCACCGGCGACCGCTCGGCATACGCACAGGCAACGGCATTGACCATATTCAAACCACCCACGCAATAGGTCACACATGCACCGCCAATCCCATGTATACGCGCATAGGCATCCGCCGCAAAGCCCGCGCAATCTTCCCGGGTGGTTCCGATGTGCCGGATAGGTGATTCTTCAATGAGCTTAAAGAGCGTCAGCACATAATCGCCGGGAATGCCAAAAATATGATGCAGACCCAATTTATACAGACGGTCCAGGAGAAGTGTGCCAATGGTGTAAGAGTCATTCATTATTTATCAAACCTCATGGTCATTATATCGGATTAAATCCTAATAAAAAGAAGCGCCCCATTCAATTGAATCCACTTGGACAGATCTCAACGACAAGAAATTCAAGAGGGTACTTGGAAAAAGTAGATTTCCCCTCTCAGGAATCCGACAAAGATTGTCATCCTGAGCTAATAGCGAAGGATCTAGGCCCAGGTGAAATATCCAGGCCTCAGCAAACCTTCTCCTGTCATTCAGAGGCAGTCGAATAATTCAAATATTTTGCATTGTAAAAATGAATGGCCACCCGCTTTCTTTTCCGTGGAAATCCAGATTGATCATCCTCGGTTCTGAGATTGTACCCTGACCCATTCGACAAGGCTCAGGACAAGGCTCCCAGCGAAAGATCTGTGACCAGGAAGAGAAGCCAGGTCTTAACAAGACTCAACATTTAGTATGAGGCATTGCTATCAACGGTTTGCTCACTCCCTTGGGCAGCCTACCCACTGTCACCTTCTGCATCATCTAGACGCTTACAATCATCAGATAAAAGCCGGCACCGCCTCAGTCATTTTCTGGCATACATCGACGGCTAGAAAAATTCAATGGTGAGGAAAAATAATGTTGATTTTATTCACGCAAAGAGCAAAGATTCCTCAACAGCAAAGGTTTCACATTTTTCGGCAAGGAGGCCGCGCACAGTGGAATAAGACGTTCCCACTCGGGAGATCACATGGTGCGGGCACAGAAAACACAGAGGAGCGTGATAGGCGGACACATTCCGTTTATCACGCTTTTTTTGTTCTGGTGAAAAGAAAGGTTGGGCAATGCCAGAGCGTAAGGAAGAAATATAAAACACATCAAAAAACGAGAGTGATATCGCGGCTTCTTACCAACTCGCTTCCACGATGAGCCTTAATAAGGGTAGGGAAAAAGGAGAGCAGCTGATGAACACATTCCAGAACAGTCCCGAGAGGAAGGCCCCGCTCGTGGTTCTAATCTGTGGGCTCATGCTTCTGCTGGGGCCCTGGCTGCCGCCAGAAGCGGATGCGCAAACCACCACACGGGTAAGCGTGAATTCGAATGGTAAAGAAGGTAATGATTCTAGCGGTCTTTTGGATACCTTTTATGCGGTTATCAGTGGGGACGGACGATTTGTAGCCTTTCCATCGAAGGCTACCAATTTGGTGGCAAATGATTCCAATGGTTTCCAGGATATATTTCTTCACGATCGCAATACTGGAGAAACCATTCGTGTAAGTGTTGACTCGAATGGCAATGAAAGCAATGGTAACAGTTCAAATCCTGAGTTAAGTGCTGATGGGCGATTCGTAGGCTTTGAATCAGAGGCCTCAAATTTAGTTCCAGGAGACTCCAATGGAGTGAGTGACACCTTCCTGTATGACCGGCTGACCAAGGAAACCACCCGAATCAGTGTGAACTCCAATGGTGTACAGGGTGATTTAAAGAGTTATACGGGCTATCCAACCCCCGATGGGCGTTTTATTTTGTTCAATTCAGAAGCAACAAATCTGGTAGATGGGGATACCAATGGTGTGTTCGATGTGTTTGTAAGGGATCGGCAAACGGGACAAACCACGCGCGTTAGTGTGAGTTCCACTGGAACACAAGGCAATTCTTTCAGTGGCGCTGGACTTTTCAGCGATGACGGGCGGTTCGTGGCTTTCACTTCCGATGCCGACAATCTGGTCCCAGGCGATACCAACGGATTTTGGGATGCGTTTGTGCATGACCGGCAAACGGGACAAACCACGCGCGTTAGCTTGAATGCCAGTGGAATCCAGGGGAATAATCACACTCTTGCCTCCTTTATTAGCCCGGATGGGCGTTTTGTACCCTTTCTTTCACAAGCCAGTAACCTTGTTCCCGGAGACACCAACGGAGGGCCTTTTGGTTCGAATGTGGACATTTTTGTACATGACCGCCAGACAGGGCAAACGACTCGCGTAAGTGTAGATTCCAACGGCGTACAAGCTGATGGCTCAAGTGGAGGGATTAACATAAGTTCAGACGGCCGATATGTAACGTTTTATTCGGAAGCCACCAACTTAGTGCCCGGGGATACCAACGGCGCCTGGGATGTGTTTGTGCACGACCGCCAGATAAAACAAACCAGCCGAGTGAGTATTAATACGAACGGTGGAGAAGCCAATGGAGATAGTCAATTTGGCGCAGCCAGCAGAGATGGGCGCATCATCGCTTTTGTGTCCGATGCCCCTAATTTAGTATCGGGAGATACAAATAACGTAGAAGACATTTTTGTACATGAACGTGGTTCTTCGATTACAAACACAAAAAAGACGGGCCAGACCGATCTGGATGGCAATGGCACCAGCGATCTGCTGTGGCGAAATACCAGGACTGGCAGCACCGCGATCTGGTTGCTGAATGGAGCCATTATTGGATCGGCCGGCTTCCCGGGCGGCGTGCCGCTAGCCTGGCAGATTGCGGGGATCGGCGATGTGGATGGGGATGGCAAAGCAGATGTCATCTGGCGTCATAGCACGAGCGCCACCGTGGCTATCTGGCTGATGAATGGGGTGACCATTACCTCCGTGGGCTTCCCCGCCAGTGTGCCGACAGCATGGAGCCTGCAAGCCGTGGGAGATTTGAATGGAGATGACAAGGCCGACCTCGTCTGGCGTAATTCCAACGATGGCAACACGGCGATCTGGTTGATGAACGGGACCAGGATTGCCGCCTCGGGATTTTTGGGGAAGGTGTCGCTCGCCTGGCAGCTCGCGGGAGTGGGTGATGTGAACGGCGATGGCAAGGCGGACCTCATCTGGCGCAATGGCACAAGCAACGCGGTGGCCATCTGGGTGATGAACGGATTAACCATGACGTCCTCAGGCTTCCCCGGCAACGTCTCACCGGATTTGCAGATCGCGGGGGTGGGCGATGTCAACGGCGATGGCAAGGCCGACCTCATCTGGCGCAACACCAATAGCGGCGACGTGGCGGTGTGGCTGTTGAACGGCACCTCTATAGCCTCATCAGGCATCGTGGATAGATTGCCGTCGCAATGGCAGATTGCGCAGGTGGGCGATGCCGATGGCGATGGCAAGGCCGATGTGATTTGGTACAACACCACGTCCGGCGCCGTGGTTTGTTGGCTGCTGAATGGTTTGACGATCGCGTCCGAGGCATTCCCGGGAACAGTCTCCACAGATTGGATCATTGCCGGACGGCCGGTATCTTCGCCGCTTCGTATCACCACCGCATCGACCTTGCCCGCAGGAACGGTGAACAAATCCTATAGCATCACGCTCGCAAAATCCGGGGGAACGCCCTCGTTTTCATGGACGGTGTTTTCGGGGTCCTTACCACCAGGACTTACACTCAATCCATCCACCGGACAGATCAGCGGCACCCCAACCACAGCAGGAAAATTCCTCGCGACAATCCGAGTGCAGGATAGTGGAAACCCTTCGCAGTCGGCGCAGGAATTATTCAGCCTAACGATCAATTCACCTTCCCCTCCTCCCACAGGCGGGAATGGAGGAGGGACCTTGACGATTTCCGGTGGGCCCGCTTCCATTGGTGGCACCTTTGTGGCGCGTTCCCCATTTGTCTCAAAGGATACTTCACTCCTTATGGGCGTAGTATCCTGGATTGAAAATGTAACCAAAAACTTTCATCTTGAGGCGCTTACGATAAGTTTCAATTATATAACGGGAGAAATTTTTTCCACTGGTATTCTATTTGTGGCTGGTGATTCCAGTAGTGCAACCGACTGGAGTTGCAGCGGGTCATTTGTGGGACAGGGATTACCCACGGCCCCCGGGACTTGCAGGGGGGTAACCGTAAACCAAGCAGCGGGAACAGTAAGCTTCTCCAATACGGTATTAGACCTTTCGAGCACATCTGCTCCACCAATTACGTTAAACGGGACGCTGACATTTCCCCCGTTTTAGGGTAGGGGCGACACCAGAGTTTTCCGCCACAAAGACTCATATATTTTGTTGATTTTATTACATGCAAAAAATATAGTTGGCCATTGACTTGAGTATCATACGCTCATAACAAATTTTAGTCTAAGGACATCTCATGGAAAAGAGTGGGCCCAGGGAGGGGTGAGAAAAGTTTCTCACCCTTTTTTTTATTGGGTCACAGATTTACAGCAAGCTTTTATTACCAAAGGCATTGACGGTTGAATTTAATTTCCTTGCAATGCGCGGGAAGGTGCCAAAGTCAGCAAGTCTCAGAATTCTGATCACTCTGAAAACGTAAAATACAATAATTCAGTTTGAGATTATTCATCAAACCTGATATTTGAATCCTTCAGGAACAAAATTTGGAATAGGAACTATCAATTTAGGGTTCTCCAAGAACCATCAAATTGGATCGCACAACAACACGATGGGCCTAACAAACAGAGGAGAAATTATGCTTATGACAAAGGCAATCAAACTGCAAATGACCGTTCTTGGGATTTTACTCGTCATGACTGGTTGTGCATCACAAAAACCAATGGGTCAAGAAGCCGAAGGACTGGGAAGAGTGGACACGCCGATTCAAAATGTCGAGGGCTTACCAGAGTGGGTGAGTCAAAAAGGGGCGGCCTTTAGTGGAGAACGCAAAGTCCTTTATGGAGTGGGAAGTGCTTCTGGGGTTCGTAACCCTACCCTAAGACGCCGCGCCGCCGAAGGACAGGCCCGCAATGATTTAGCCGCAACCCTCAACGTGTATGTGGCGGGCCTACAAAAACAATATCTTGCAGAAACAACAGCGGGAGATCTCTCCCAAACCAGTGTCGAACAGCATATACAGGACACAATGAAACAGGTAACAGAAGCCAGTCTCGTTGGTGCTGAGATCGTTGAGTATTGGGAACACCCTCTGCGCAATGAAGCCTATGCGTTGTGCAGACTGGATATCGAAAAAGTCATAGAAGCCATGGATTCCTATGCGGCAGCCGACAGCAAATTCAAGGAATTGGATGCCAAAATGCGGGATTTTGTCCGAAAAAATGCGGATAATGCTCACAAGGAATTGAATGAAGAACTTCAAACGAAAAAATAGTTTGAAAATTGGAAGGCAGGCATTAGAAATCAAAAATGACATCTTTGGGCCCTCTGGATTTTAGCCGGTTGTGTCACAGGGGAATGGAGGGGCTGCCGGTTTCCCCAGTGATGTCATCTTGGAAAATACGCAAGTCCGTGACGAATGGGCTCACACTGGCGACAATAAGCACTATGGGTAGAAAGGCACGGTTTACACGTTAATGTACATGCCTCTTAAGCT encodes the following:
- a CDS encoding alpha-keto acid decarboxylase family protein encodes the protein MNDSYTIGTLLLDRLYKLGLHHIFGIPGDYVLTLFKLIEESPIRHIGTTREDCAGFAADAYARIHGIGGACVTYCVGGLNMVNAVACAYAERSPVVLISGSPGLKERVNNPFLHHMVRDFSTQRDVFEKITVASVVLDDPHTAEREIDRALKALMQFKRPIYLEIPRDLVMTPVQVASTTPPTVTDCQSDPAALKEAVAEVRGILSGSERPLILAGAEIHRFGLQDQLTELVEHMNVPIATTLLGKSVLREDHPLNIGVYGGLVGREEILEFVENADCLLTLGTLLTDVEDVKAHATLLAAGRTIHATADSIAIKHHTYDGVRFEDFVRALAASPLPSFPSRALPPRDSVRFDPPGPEAAVSLRNVFGYLDGLLNEKTVVIADVGESLFAAADLRVRKSAEFLSPAYYTSMGFSVPAALGAGFADPGLRPLVLVGDGAFQMTGTELSTCIRNGQAPIVVVLNNRGYGTEREILEGPFNDIHEWQYEKICDVLGGGVGHRVGTFGELVHALSAAVDDPKQVHVLNVLLDPRDRSTAMKRVAQRLAKRMAGQKI
- a CDS encoding FG-GAP repeat protein codes for the protein MNTFQNSPERKAPLVVLICGLMLLLGPWLPPEADAQTTTRVSVNSNGKEGNDSSGLLDTFYAVISGDGRFVAFPSKATNLVANDSNGFQDIFLHDRNTGETIRVSVDSNGNESNGNSSNPELSADGRFVGFESEASNLVPGDSNGVSDTFLYDRLTKETTRISVNSNGVQGDLKSYTGYPTPDGRFILFNSEATNLVDGDTNGVFDVFVRDRQTGQTTRVSVSSTGTQGNSFSGAGLFSDDGRFVAFTSDADNLVPGDTNGFWDAFVHDRQTGQTTRVSLNASGIQGNNHTLASFISPDGRFVPFLSQASNLVPGDTNGGPFGSNVDIFVHDRQTGQTTRVSVDSNGVQADGSSGGINISSDGRYVTFYSEATNLVPGDTNGAWDVFVHDRQIKQTSRVSINTNGGEANGDSQFGAASRDGRIIAFVSDAPNLVSGDTNNVEDIFVHERGSSITNTKKTGQTDLDGNGTSDLLWRNTRTGSTAIWLLNGAIIGSAGFPGGVPLAWQIAGIGDVDGDGKADVIWRHSTSATVAIWLMNGVTITSVGFPASVPTAWSLQAVGDLNGDDKADLVWRNSNDGNTAIWLMNGTRIAASGFLGKVSLAWQLAGVGDVNGDGKADLIWRNGTSNAVAIWVMNGLTMTSSGFPGNVSPDLQIAGVGDVNGDGKADLIWRNTNSGDVAVWLLNGTSIASSGIVDRLPSQWQIAQVGDADGDGKADVIWYNTTSGAVVCWLLNGLTIASEAFPGTVSTDWIIAGRPVSSPLRITTASTLPAGTVNKSYSITLAKSGGTPSFSWTVFSGSLPPGLTLNPSTGQISGTPTTAGKFLATIRVQDSGNPSQSAQELFSLTINSPSPPPTGGNGGGTLTISGGPASIGGTFVARSPFVSKDTSLLMGVVSWIENVTKNFHLEALTISFNYITGEIFSTGILFVAGDSSSATDWSCSGSFVGQGLPTAPGTCRGVTVNQAAGTVSFSNTVLDLSSTSAPPITLNGTLTFPPF
- a CDS encoding LPP20 family lipoprotein, with protein sequence MLMTKAIKLQMTVLGILLVMTGCASQKPMGQEAEGLGRVDTPIQNVEGLPEWVSQKGAAFSGERKVLYGVGSASGVRNPTLRRRAAEGQARNDLAATLNVYVAGLQKQYLAETTAGDLSQTSVEQHIQDTMKQVTEASLVGAEIVEYWEHPLRNEAYALCRLDIEKVIEAMDSYAAADSKFKELDAKMRDFVRKNADNAHKELNEELQTKK